Proteins from a genomic interval of Lysobacter arenosi:
- a CDS encoding DUF72 domain-containing protein has protein sequence MDEFGSGPKPVDGIRVGVGGWTYVPWRSNFYPKGLVQRRELEYASRHLSAIEVNGTYYGSQKPATYAKWAAETPDGFLFSAKAPMRIMQSKTLAKTGPQIEDFVGGIASLGDRLGPIVWQFDQGPPLQRDTFAQFLALLPNEVEGRRLRHVIDVRDHAFVDQDYVALLRQHNMAGVFTDSSEHPSFADVTADFVYARLMQTRSDIADGYPDDELDRWAARAREWSQGGQPADLPYLAAQHADGGKRDVFVYFISAAKERNPAAAMALLRRLGA, from the coding sequence ATGGACGAATTCGGTAGCGGCCCGAAACCGGTCGACGGTATCCGCGTCGGCGTCGGCGGCTGGACCTACGTGCCCTGGCGCAGCAACTTCTACCCCAAGGGCCTGGTGCAGCGGCGCGAGCTCGAGTACGCCAGCCGCCATCTCAGCGCGATCGAGGTCAACGGCACCTACTACGGCTCGCAGAAACCGGCGACGTACGCGAAGTGGGCAGCGGAGACGCCGGACGGTTTCCTTTTCTCGGCCAAGGCGCCGATGCGGATCATGCAGTCGAAAACGCTGGCGAAGACCGGTCCGCAAATCGAGGACTTTGTCGGTGGCATCGCCTCGCTGGGTGATCGCCTCGGCCCGATCGTCTGGCAGTTCGACCAGGGGCCGCCGTTGCAGCGCGACACGTTCGCGCAGTTCCTCGCGCTGCTTCCCAACGAAGTCGAAGGCCGGCGACTGCGCCACGTGATCGACGTGCGCGACCATGCCTTCGTCGACCAGGACTACGTGGCGTTGCTGCGCCAGCACAACATGGCCGGCGTCTTCACCGATTCGTCCGAGCACCCGTCCTTCGCCGACGTCACCGCGGACTTCGTCTACGCGCGCCTGATGCAGACGCGCAGCGACATCGCCGATGGCTATCCCGACGACGAACTCGACCGCTGGGCAGCGCGTGCTCGCGAATGGTCGCAAGGCGGGCAGCCGGCCGACCTGCCCTATCTTGCGGCGCAACATGCCGACGGCGGGAAGCGTGACGTGTTCGTTTATTTCATCAGCGCAGCTAAGGAGCGCAACCCGGCGGCGGCGATGGCGCTGCTGCGGCGCCTGGGCGCCTGA
- a CDS encoding VOC family protein has protein sequence MSPGSTVIPTLVYRDAPKAIDWLCDAFGFQRQAVHADGDVILHAQLVHGSGMIMLGSANKDGEWSRLMIHPDETGQRATQSICVIVSDADAHYAQATRAGAPVVIDIADQPYGGRGYACRDLEGHLWWFGTYDPWKDA, from the coding sequence ATGTCCCCCGGCAGCACGGTCATTCCCACCCTGGTCTACCGCGACGCACCCAAGGCCATCGACTGGCTGTGCGACGCATTCGGCTTCCAGCGCCAGGCGGTCCACGCCGACGGCGATGTAATCCTCCACGCGCAGCTCGTGCACGGCAGCGGCATGATCATGCTCGGCTCGGCCAACAAGGACGGCGAGTGGTCGCGGCTGATGATTCACCCCGATGAAACCGGCCAGCGCGCGACCCAGAGCATCTGCGTGATCGTCAGCGACGCGGACGCCCACTACGCGCAGGCAACCAGAGCCGGCGCACCAGTCGTGATCGATATCGCCGATCAGCCCTACGGTGGCCGCGGCTACGCCTGCCGCGACCTCGAAGGCCACCTGTGGTGGTTCGGCACCTACGACCCATGGAAGGACGCCTGA
- a CDS encoding aldo/keto reductase: MANRREFISTATLTAAGIALAPLVACSQEKPAASAAAPASAAAKPFKGPLLTRAVPATGEKIPVIGMGTSGSFEVGTDAGGRAPLREVLDTFVNAGGSLIDTAPTYSTAEDVLGDLIADAKARQKLFIATKLSGVSGREEGLAQFNDSLRRLKTDKVELLQVHNLRDTAAQIALARELKQQGKTRYVGLTHYREDGQAQLADEMRQFKPDWVQINYSPVSRGAEKTIFPLAKELGIAVMINRAFEDGRLISQMRDKPLPPWAAEVGADSWAQLILKYVLSQPEVTVVIPATSKARHQLDNLKAGTGQLLDAKQRDALVAALA, encoded by the coding sequence ATGGCCAACCGTCGCGAGTTCATCTCCACCGCCACCCTGACCGCCGCGGGCATCGCCCTGGCGCCGCTGGTGGCTTGCAGCCAGGAAAAGCCGGCCGCCAGCGCTGCCGCGCCTGCGTCGGCAGCAGCCAAACCGTTCAAGGGCCCGTTGCTGACACGGGCGGTCCCCGCCACCGGCGAAAAGATCCCGGTGATCGGCATGGGCACGTCCGGCAGCTTCGAAGTCGGTACCGATGCCGGCGGCCGCGCGCCGCTGCGTGAAGTGCTCGATACCTTCGTCAATGCCGGCGGATCGCTGATCGATACCGCACCGACCTACTCCACCGCCGAAGACGTCCTCGGCGACCTGATCGCCGACGCCAAGGCGAGGCAGAAGCTCTTCATCGCCACCAAGTTGTCGGGCGTGAGCGGGCGCGAGGAAGGCCTGGCCCAGTTCAACGATTCGCTGCGCCGGCTCAAGACCGACAAGGTCGAGTTGCTGCAGGTCCACAACCTGCGCGATACCGCCGCGCAGATAGCACTCGCGCGCGAACTCAAGCAGCAGGGCAAGACGCGCTACGTCGGCCTCACCCACTACCGCGAGGACGGCCAGGCGCAGCTCGCCGACGAGATGCGCCAGTTCAAGCCCGACTGGGTGCAGATCAACTACTCGCCGGTGTCACGCGGCGCCGAAAAAACGATCTTTCCGTTGGCAAAGGAACTGGGCATCGCGGTGATGATCAACCGCGCCTTCGAGGACGGCCGGCTGATCTCGCAGATGCGCGACAAGCCGCTGCCACCGTGGGCGGCCGAAGTCGGCGCCGACTCCTGGGCGCAGCTGATCCTGAAGTACGTGCTCAGCCAGCCGGAAGTGACGGTGGTGATCCCGGCCACCTCGAAGGCCCGGCACCAGCTCGACAACCTCAAGGCGGGCACGGGCCAACTGCTCGATGCAAAGCAACGCGACGCGCTCGTCGCGGCGCTGGCCTGA
- a CDS encoding DUF2785 domain-containing protein, whose protein sequence is MRTMVLALTLLLASTPAMAGTCPPDGWSVEKLQALKHSQFVVADPGERASLALALLDCLGETNPQVRDGIAYEGLAAWMRKGELAPETLRPMRERLYAMLSEPDPDGVRWPFAALVLAEVARTDRTTPWMTPAERATIVVRAATYFTSVRDYRGFEADVGWRHGVAHGADWLMQLSLNPALDGPQLNRIVDAIAVQVVPASGHAYIFGEPQRMAAPLVYAAQRGVRDEAAWTAWFAAMLPRLGDPALAWRDSAWLGRRHDLSAFLEAVYVEADLSTDPRVKTLLPGVTAALKALP, encoded by the coding sequence ATGCGCACCATGGTTCTGGCATTGACGCTGCTGCTTGCATCGACGCCGGCAATGGCAGGCACGTGCCCACCCGACGGCTGGAGCGTGGAGAAGCTCCAAGCGCTGAAGCATTCACAGTTCGTGGTCGCCGATCCCGGCGAGCGCGCGTCCCTGGCTCTGGCACTGCTGGACTGCCTAGGCGAAACCAATCCGCAAGTGCGCGACGGCATCGCCTACGAGGGACTGGCGGCGTGGATGCGCAAGGGCGAGCTGGCACCGGAAACATTGCGGCCGATGCGCGAGCGCCTGTACGCGATGCTGTCCGAGCCCGATCCCGATGGCGTGCGCTGGCCGTTCGCGGCACTGGTGCTGGCCGAAGTGGCGCGCACCGACCGCACCACGCCATGGATGACGCCGGCGGAGCGGGCGACGATCGTGGTGCGCGCTGCGACGTACTTCACGTCGGTGCGTGACTATCGCGGCTTCGAGGCCGACGTCGGCTGGCGCCACGGTGTCGCCCACGGCGCCGACTGGCTGATGCAGCTGAGCCTGAATCCGGCCCTGGACGGGCCGCAGTTGAACCGCATCGTCGATGCCATCGCGGTGCAGGTGGTTCCCGCCAGCGGCCACGCCTACATCTTCGGCGAGCCGCAGCGGATGGCGGCGCCGCTGGTGTATGCGGCGCAACGCGGCGTCCGCGACGAGGCGGCGTGGACGGCCTGGTTCGCTGCGATGCTGCCGCGGCTCGGCGATCCGGCGCTGGCATGGCGCGACAGCGCCTGGCTCGGGCGCCGGCATGATCTGAGCGCGTTCCTGGAAGCGGTCTACGTCGAGGCCGATCTGTCCACGGACCCGCGCGTCAAGACGCTGCTGCCGGGTGTGACCGCGGCGCTCAAGGCACTGCCCTGA
- a CDS encoding FdhF/YdeP family oxidoreductase produces MTDNKPIDPYEKPAGGWDALKSSWQALREQQVVVKGASTLLRANQPRGFDCPGCAWPDRNVHSTFEFCENGVKAVANEATSKRVTREFFAANSVSELAQWEDRLLEAEGRLTEPMVYDAGSDHYRPIDWDGAFAMVADALNALPSPDEAIFYTSGRTSNEAAFLYQLFVREYGTNNLPDCSNMCHEASGVALTEQLGSGKGSVTLEDFELADAIFIFGQNPGTNHPRMLGELRTAARRGCRIVVFNPLRERGLERFANPQSPADMLGGSGTRIASEYYQPRIGGDLAVATALAKVVVERGAVDADFIAAHTSGFDQFASSLRATAWDTLERESGLTRAELEHAAQTYIDSPATILCWGMGITQHARSVATIQMLANLLLLRGNIGRPGAGPCPVRGHSNVQGDRTMGIYEQPSPAFLDRLGAEFDFQPPRAHGHDTIAAIEAMHDGRAGVFFAMGGNFAAATPDSARVIEALRRCQLTVHVSTKLNRSHLVHGRQALILPCLGRTEIDLQASGPQAVTVEDSMSMVHLSSGMNPPASDQLLSEPAIVARLAAATLPQSRTPWLWLVEDYDRIRDRIARVIDGFTDFNSRVRASGGFHLRHPGREREFPTASGKATFHAHPLLSADESRDGKLFTLMTIRSHDQYNTTVYGLDDRYRGVHGLRRVCFINAADLRRLGFQDGELVDITSVWSDGERTVSGFRLVEYDIPEGCLASYFPETNALVPLDHHAERARTPASKSIPVRLGRSVAA; encoded by the coding sequence ATGACCGACAACAAGCCCATCGACCCGTACGAAAAGCCCGCCGGTGGCTGGGATGCACTGAAGAGTTCCTGGCAGGCCCTGCGCGAGCAGCAGGTGGTGGTCAAGGGTGCCAGCACATTGCTGCGCGCCAATCAGCCGCGCGGCTTCGACTGCCCGGGTTGCGCCTGGCCGGACCGCAATGTGCATTCGACGTTCGAGTTCTGCGAGAACGGCGTCAAGGCGGTCGCCAACGAGGCGACGTCCAAGCGGGTGACGCGCGAGTTCTTCGCCGCGAACAGCGTCAGCGAACTGGCGCAGTGGGAGGATCGCCTGCTCGAAGCGGAGGGTCGCCTGACCGAGCCGATGGTCTACGACGCCGGCAGTGACCATTACCGCCCGATCGACTGGGACGGCGCGTTCGCGATGGTGGCTGACGCCCTCAATGCCTTGCCGTCACCCGACGAGGCGATCTTCTACACCTCCGGCCGCACCTCCAACGAGGCGGCGTTCCTCTACCAGCTGTTCGTGCGCGAGTACGGCACCAACAACCTGCCCGACTGCTCGAACATGTGCCACGAGGCGTCGGGCGTGGCGCTGACCGAGCAGCTGGGCAGCGGCAAGGGCTCGGTCACGCTGGAGGATTTCGAGCTCGCCGATGCGATCTTCATCTTCGGCCAGAATCCCGGCACCAATCATCCGCGCATGCTCGGCGAGCTGCGCACGGCGGCGCGCCGCGGCTGCCGCATCGTCGTGTTCAATCCGCTGCGGGAACGCGGACTGGAACGTTTCGCCAACCCGCAGTCGCCGGCCGACATGCTTGGCGGCAGCGGCACGCGCATCGCTTCGGAGTACTACCAGCCACGCATCGGCGGCGATCTCGCGGTGGCGACGGCGCTGGCCAAGGTGGTGGTCGAACGCGGCGCGGTCGATGCCGACTTCATCGCCGCCCATACCAGCGGCTTCGATCAGTTCGCGTCGTCGCTGCGCGCCACGGCCTGGGACACGCTGGAACGCGAGTCGGGCCTGACCCGCGCCGAACTCGAACACGCCGCGCAGACCTACATCGACAGCCCGGCGACGATCCTGTGCTGGGGCATGGGCATCACCCAGCATGCACGCAGCGTCGCCACCATCCAGATGCTGGCCAACCTGCTGCTGCTGCGCGGAAACATCGGCCGGCCCGGCGCGGGCCCCTGCCCGGTGCGCGGCCATTCCAACGTGCAAGGTGATCGCACGATGGGCATCTACGAGCAGCCGTCGCCGGCGTTCCTCGATCGTCTCGGCGCCGAGTTCGACTTCCAGCCGCCGCGCGCGCACGGCCACGACACCATCGCCGCGATCGAGGCCATGCATGACGGGCGTGCCGGTGTGTTCTTCGCCATGGGCGGCAACTTCGCCGCGGCCACGCCCGACAGCGCGCGCGTCATCGAGGCGCTGCGCCGCTGCCAGCTCACCGTGCACGTCAGCACCAAGCTCAACCGCTCGCACCTGGTGCACGGGCGACAGGCGCTGATCCTGCCGTGCCTGGGGCGCACCGAGATCGACCTGCAGGCCTCGGGCCCGCAGGCGGTGACCGTTGAGGACTCGATGAGCATGGTGCACCTGTCGTCGGGCATGAACCCGCCGGCCTCGGATCAGTTGCTGTCGGAGCCGGCGATCGTCGCGCGCCTGGCCGCGGCGACGCTGCCGCAAAGCCGCACGCCGTGGTTGTGGCTGGTGGAAGACTACGACCGCATCCGTGATCGCATCGCCCGCGTCATCGACGGCTTCACCGATTTCAATTCGCGCGTGCGCGCCTCGGGCGGATTCCACCTGCGCCATCCCGGGCGCGAGCGGGAATTTCCGACCGCCAGCGGCAAGGCGACGTTCCATGCCCATCCGCTGCTGTCGGCGGATGAATCGCGGGACGGCAAGTTGTTCACCCTGATGACCATCCGCTCGCACGACCAGTACAACACCACCGTCTATGGTCTCGATGACCGCTACCGCGGCGTGCACGGCCTGCGCCGCGTGTGCTTCATCAACGCCGCCGACCTGCGCCGCCTTGGCTTCCAGGACGGCGAGCTGGTCGACATCACCTCGGTGTGGTCCGACGGCGAGCGCACGGTGAGCGGGTTCCGCCTGGTCGAGTACGACATCCCCGAAGGCTGCCTGGCCAGCTATTTCCCCGAGACCAACGCACTGGTTCCGCTCGACCACCATGCCGAACGCGCGCGCACGCCGGCGTCGAAGTCGATCCCGGTGCGGCTGGGTCGGAGCGTGGCGGCATGA
- a CDS encoding NTP/NDP exchange transporter has protein sequence MANWSHKIASLFGVTEEEAPPVLAGALVFFLLFAGYFMLRPVRETMGVAGGVDNLQWLFTGTFVATLAVMPLFGWIAAKVKRRHILPWTFGFFAANLALFAVCFQLDPENLWIARTFYIWISVFNLIAVSVVWSVCVDLFPTSQAKRVFALMASGASLGGLVGPLLGIALVELIGHAGLLWLAATLLIAAIFAARRLQRWRDAHPVREELTAGARARPLGGSPLAGITTVMRSPYLLGISAFVLLLASVSTFLYFEQARLIELRFPDRADQTQVFGMIDVIVQSLTIASQLFLTGRLVQRLGLGVLLVAVPMVTMLGFLWLAMAPTFAVLAVVMVVRRFGEYAFVRPGREMLFTVVPTEAKYKAKSFIDSVVYRGADAVSGWAKTFVDMLAQQPAIAALVGAAIALTWAVTGAGLARAQSRIADQLETQLETEPAAANRSV, from the coding sequence ATGGCGAACTGGTCGCACAAGATCGCGTCCCTCTTCGGCGTGACCGAAGAGGAGGCGCCCCCGGTACTGGCCGGCGCCCTGGTGTTCTTCCTGCTGTTCGCCGGCTACTTCATGCTGCGGCCGGTGCGCGAGACGATGGGCGTCGCCGGTGGCGTCGACAACCTGCAATGGCTGTTCACCGGCACCTTCGTCGCCACGCTGGCGGTGATGCCGCTGTTCGGCTGGATCGCGGCGAAGGTGAAGCGGCGCCACATCCTGCCGTGGACCTTTGGCTTCTTCGCCGCCAACCTGGCGCTGTTCGCGGTGTGCTTCCAGCTCGATCCGGAGAACCTGTGGATCGCGCGCACCTTCTACATCTGGATCTCGGTGTTCAACCTGATCGCGGTGTCGGTGGTGTGGAGCGTGTGCGTGGACCTGTTCCCGACCTCGCAGGCCAAGCGCGTCTTCGCGCTGATGGCGTCCGGCGCGAGCCTGGGCGGCCTGGTCGGGCCATTGCTCGGCATCGCGCTGGTCGAGCTGATCGGCCATGCCGGCCTGCTGTGGCTGGCGGCGACACTGCTGATTGCCGCGATCTTCGCTGCCCGGCGCCTGCAACGCTGGCGCGATGCGCATCCGGTGCGGGAGGAACTGACCGCCGGCGCACGTGCGCGTCCGCTCGGCGGCAGCCCGCTCGCGGGCATCACCACCGTGATGCGCTCGCCGTACCTGCTCGGCATCTCCGCGTTCGTGCTGCTGTTGGCCAGCGTCAGCACCTTCCTCTACTTCGAGCAGGCGCGGCTGATCGAGCTGCGTTTCCCCGATCGCGCCGACCAGACCCAAGTGTTCGGGATGATCGATGTGATCGTGCAGAGCCTGACGATCGCCTCGCAGCTGTTCCTCACCGGGCGGCTCGTGCAGCGACTGGGACTGGGCGTGCTGCTGGTGGCGGTGCCGATGGTGACCATGCTCGGCTTCCTGTGGCTGGCGATGGCGCCGACCTTCGCTGTCCTGGCGGTGGTGATGGTGGTGCGCCGCTTCGGCGAGTACGCCTTCGTCAGGCCGGGCCGCGAGATGCTGTTCACCGTCGTCCCGACCGAAGCCAAGTACAAGGCCAAGAGCTTCATCGACTCGGTGGTCTATCGCGGCGCCGATGCCGTCAGCGGCTGGGCCAAGACCTTCGTCGACATGCTGGCGCAGCAGCCGGCGATCGCCGCGCTGGTGGGCGCGGCCATCGCGTTGACCTGGGCGGTGACTGGCGCGGGGTTGGCGCGGGCTCAGTCGCGCATCGCCGACCAGCTGGAAACCCAGCTGGAAACGGAGCCCGCCGCCGCGAACCGCTCCGTCTAA
- a CDS encoding helix-turn-helix domain-containing protein yields the protein MSEDSALALLHLLAQEDGQSIHRVAKRLGLGLSELQRLLSALGSDPRFDGLDLVEQREDGDRTVLWLTSRGRQLCGTT from the coding sequence ATGAGTGAGGATTCAGCGCTGGCGCTGCTGCATCTGCTCGCGCAGGAAGACGGGCAATCGATCCACCGCGTCGCCAAGCGCCTTGGCCTAGGCCTGAGCGAACTGCAGCGGCTGCTGTCGGCACTGGGAAGCGATCCGCGTTTCGATGGCCTCGACCTGGTCGAGCAACGCGAGGACGGCGATCGCACCGTGTTGTGGCTCACTTCGCGCGGACGGCAGCTGTGCGGGACCACATGA
- the fdhD gene encoding formate dehydrogenase accessory sulfurtransferase FdhD, with protein sequence MSEALSEVQALRLHGDARLQHDDRVIVEAPVALLYNGEPFVVMMATPESLPDFALGFALSEGIVASPDEFRLVDVVRHDEGIALHAAIPQARFDALQDRRRGLEGRSGCGLCGVESLQAALRPVPRVAAPTPVRAAVIHAALAALAGQQPLNTHSGGVHAAGFAHDGGLLVREDVGRHNALDKLIGAMAAQAPPLRAQDGFLVITSRASYEIVHKAATAGMAMVVAISAPTDLAIRTAEAAGITLAAFARGGQLNVYAHPDGIAAAGD encoded by the coding sequence ATGAGCGAAGCATTGAGCGAGGTGCAGGCGCTGCGCCTGCACGGCGACGCGCGCTTGCAGCACGACGACCGCGTGATCGTCGAGGCACCGGTGGCGTTGCTCTACAACGGCGAACCGTTCGTGGTGATGATGGCCACGCCCGAATCGCTGCCGGACTTCGCCCTCGGCTTTGCCCTGAGCGAAGGCATCGTCGCCAGCCCCGACGAGTTCCGCCTGGTCGATGTGGTGCGCCATGACGAAGGCATCGCCTTGCACGCCGCGATTCCGCAGGCGCGCTTCGACGCCCTGCAGGATCGGCGGCGTGGTCTGGAAGGCCGCAGCGGCTGCGGCTTGTGCGGCGTCGAATCGTTGCAGGCCGCGCTGCGTCCGGTGCCGCGCGTGGCCGCGCCGACGCCGGTCCGTGCGGCGGTGATCCATGCCGCGCTGGCCGCCCTTGCCGGGCAGCAGCCGCTCAACACGCACAGCGGCGGTGTGCATGCCGCGGGTTTCGCCCATGACGGCGGGCTGCTGGTGCGCGAAGACGTCGGCCGGCACAACGCGCTCGACAAGCTGATCGGCGCAATGGCGGCACAGGCGCCACCGCTGCGCGCGCAGGACGGATTCCTGGTCATCACCTCGCGTGCGTCGTACGAGATCGTGCACAAGGCCGCAACCGCGGGCATGGCCATGGTGGTGGCCATCTCGGCCCCGACCGACCTGGCCATCCGCACCGCCGAAGCCGCCGGCATCACCCTGGCAGCGTTCGCCCGCGGCGGGCAGCTCAACGTCTACGCCCACCCTGACGGCATCGCCGCCGCCGGCGACTGA
- a CDS encoding DUF4349 domain-containing protein — MRISFVVPAMLAVLVALAGCSEKRSGMDAGGSAPAQATANRAGSMLAYEHSVVVWLDAGQIPQRLQTVRDACSQQRVGDCTVLDVDQQAGDTRSASLTVRVVPAGVEPLISLAGKDGEIGHRRTHAEDLAVAVRDNDLQRQRLQNERTQLQAFQQRRDLAVADMIALSRQLAEVEAQLQAAEQEGAQHRMRIDTQKLTISFLPPAGQSGRSEIGQALRDFGETLAMGTAWTIRAAAFLIPLGLVVLVAVWLWRRLRRRGGR, encoded by the coding sequence ATGCGCATCAGCTTTGTAGTGCCTGCCATGCTGGCGGTACTGGTGGCGTTGGCGGGTTGCAGCGAAAAGCGCAGCGGCATGGATGCCGGCGGTTCGGCGCCCGCGCAGGCCACCGCCAACCGCGCCGGCTCGATGCTGGCCTACGAACACAGTGTCGTCGTCTGGCTGGACGCCGGGCAGATTCCGCAGCGGCTTCAGACCGTGCGCGATGCGTGCAGCCAGCAGCGCGTCGGTGACTGCACCGTGCTCGATGTCGACCAGCAGGCCGGCGACACGCGCAGCGCCAGCCTGACCGTGCGCGTGGTGCCGGCCGGCGTCGAGCCGCTGATCAGCCTGGCCGGCAAGGACGGCGAAATCGGCCATCGCCGCACGCACGCCGAGGACTTGGCCGTGGCCGTGCGCGACAACGACCTCCAGCGCCAGCGATTGCAGAATGAGCGCACCCAGCTCCAGGCGTTCCAGCAGCGACGCGATCTTGCCGTCGCCGACATGATCGCGCTCTCGCGGCAGCTTGCCGAGGTCGAGGCGCAGTTGCAGGCGGCCGAGCAGGAAGGCGCGCAGCACCGCATGCGCATCGACACGCAGAAGCTCACCATCTCGTTCCTGCCGCCGGCCGGGCAGAGCGGTCGCAGCGAAATCGGCCAGGCCCTGCGGGATTTCGGCGAGACCCTGGCGATGGGCACTGCATGGACGATCCGCGCCGCGGCGTTCCTGATTCCGCTGGGACTGGTGGTGCTGGTGGCGGTGTGGTTGTGGCGGCGCCTGCGCCGACGAGGAGGGCGCTGA
- a CDS encoding DUF885 domain-containing protein translates to MRPTLLAVAVLSATLAACQPQTPPAPADTAATAPAAPASDAATDARFAEISQRWLDGWLQLNPIAATQIGKHDYDSEVDDLSAAGRTKLVDFSKKLLTELDAIDTTKLSRENQIDASILRNQIRGDIWGVETLQSWAWDPQVYSGLAGGAIYNLMARDFAPMPQRLKSATARMQKIPGIYAQMRENLDPARVPSIHAETVAKQNAGVLSLIDTFIVPNADQLKGEDRKQLDAAVAGLRKAVAEQQTWLDKTLVPNAKGDFRIGQTLYDEKLQFSLNSSLSRAEIKQRAESELKRVRGEMYAIAQNVLKDKPNAPELPANPTPDQQQKAIEAALELAYADKPARNEVVDFAKKTLADATDFTRKHDLVTVPNDPVKIILMPEFQRGVAVAYCDSPGPLDKGLDTYYAISPIPDDWDDKQADSFLREYNSRMIHLLSIHEAMPGHYLEGAHSAKSHSTLRSVLRSGLFAEGWAVYTEDMMADAGYLDNDPLFRLVQLKFYLRTIANAILDQGVHVDNWSREQAMELMTKQAFQQEREASGKWVRAQLTSAQLPTYFVGAQEHFDMRKAVEAKLGDKFNAKAYHDQVLSYGAPPVRFVREMMLDEPIK, encoded by the coding sequence TTGCGCCCCACCCTCCTCGCCGTCGCCGTGCTCAGCGCGACCCTCGCCGCCTGCCAGCCGCAGACCCCGCCGGCACCGGCCGACACCGCCGCCACGGCACCTGCCGCCCCGGCCTCCGATGCCGCCACCGACGCCCGCTTCGCCGAGATCTCGCAGCGCTGGCTCGACGGCTGGCTGCAGCTCAACCCGATCGCCGCGACCCAGATCGGCAAGCACGACTACGACAGCGAGGTCGATGACCTCAGCGCGGCCGGCCGGACCAAGCTCGTCGACTTCAGCAAGAAGCTGCTGACCGAGCTCGACGCGATCGACACCACCAAGCTCTCGCGCGAGAACCAGATCGACGCATCGATCCTGCGCAACCAGATCCGCGGCGACATCTGGGGCGTCGAGACGCTGCAGAGCTGGGCCTGGGATCCGCAGGTCTACAGCGGCCTGGCCGGCGGCGCGATCTACAACCTGATGGCGCGCGACTTCGCGCCGATGCCGCAGCGGCTGAAGTCGGCCACCGCGCGCATGCAGAAGATCCCGGGGATCTACGCGCAGATGCGCGAGAACCTCGACCCGGCACGCGTGCCGTCGATCCACGCCGAGACCGTCGCCAAGCAGAACGCCGGCGTGCTCAGCCTGATCGACACCTTCATCGTCCCCAACGCCGACCAGCTCAAGGGCGAGGATCGCAAGCAGCTCGACGCCGCCGTCGCCGGCCTGCGCAAGGCCGTGGCGGAGCAGCAGACCTGGCTCGACAAGACCCTGGTGCCGAACGCCAAGGGTGACTTCCGCATCGGCCAGACCCTGTACGACGAGAAGCTGCAGTTCTCGCTGAACTCCTCGCTGTCGCGCGCGGAGATCAAGCAGCGCGCCGAGTCCGAACTCAAGCGCGTGCGCGGCGAGATGTACGCCATCGCCCAGAACGTGCTCAAGGACAAGCCCAACGCACCGGAGCTGCCGGCCAATCCGACCCCGGACCAGCAGCAGAAAGCGATCGAGGCCGCGCTCGAGCTGGCCTACGCCGACAAGCCGGCACGCAACGAAGTGGTCGATTTCGCCAAGAAGACCCTCGCCGACGCGACCGACTTCACCCGCAAGCACGACCTGGTCACCGTGCCCAACGACCCGGTCAAGATCATCCTGATGCCGGAGTTCCAGCGCGGCGTCGCGGTGGCCTATTGCGATTCGCCGGGTCCGCTCGACAAGGGCCTGGACACCTACTACGCGATCTCGCCGATTCCGGACGACTGGGACGACAAGCAGGCCGACTCGTTCCTGCGCGAATACAACAGCCGCATGATCCACCTGCTGTCGATCCACGAAGCGATGCCGGGCCACTACCTGGAAGGCGCGCACTCGGCCAAGTCGCATTCGACCCTGCGTTCGGTGCTGCGCTCGGGCCTGTTCGCCGAGGGCTGGGCGGTCTACACCGAGGACATGATGGCCGACGCCGGTTACCTGGATAACGACCCGCTGTTCCGCCTGGTGCAGCTGAAGTTCTACCTGCGCACGATCGCCAACGCGATCCTCGACCAGGGCGTGCACGTGGACAACTGGAGCCGCGAGCAGGCGATGGAGCTGATGACCAAGCAGGCCTTCCAGCAGGAGCGTGAAGCGTCCGGCAAGTGGGTGCGCGCGCAGCTGACCTCGGCGCAGCTGCCGACGTACTTCGTCGGCGCGCAGGAGCACTTCGACATGCGCAAGGCAGTTGAGGCCAAGCTGGGCGACAAGTTCAACGCCAAGGCCTACCACGACCAGGTGCTGTCGTACGGCGCGCCGCCGGTGCGCTTCGTCCGCGAGATGATGCTGGACGAACCGATCAAGTAA